The Spiroplasma endosymbiont of Atherix ibis nucleotide sequence TTACTATTACTAAAATAGTTGATTTTGGGGCATTCTGTGATGCTGAAATTGATGGAAAAATCTACAAAGGTTTAATTCATATATCTGAAATTGCTGACGCTTATGTTACTAATGTAGCTGATTATGTAACTGTAGGTCAACAAATGGAAGGTTATGTAATTTCAACTGATGAAAGCAAAGAACAAGCTAAATTATCATTAAAAAGAGTATCAAAATAATAATATAGCTGTCATTTTAATTAGAGGTAGAAGTTTTAGTATTATTATTACAAATGTCTTTATGTTAAATTGCTAAATGTTTATTAAAATATTTTTTTAAGAATAATTTATAAAAAAAACTTCTCTTTTAAAAGAGAAGTTTTTGTATTTAGCTTAAAACCATTGAATTTTTTTAAAATTTTGTGTATTATTATATTGAAAGATTTTTATAAATGTATATAATTTATTAGTACATTTATAAATGATTATTCTTTTAAAGTGTAAGAGGGGGCAAAAATATGTATTATGTTTTTTCAAATGGGCGAGTTTTTTATGTTGTAGATAGATTTATGAATGTTATATATAAGTTTATGACACTTGTTGAATCTCAACAAGTAGCGTCATTTTTGAACTATCAAGGTTCTATAAATAATTATCTTCCTCCTATGAGATTAAATAACTGTTCACTAGTTAATAATATAAGTAATTTATTGCCTTATGAGAATTATGCAGAAAAAGTAAGAAACTTTAATTTACCAATTCCAAATAAAAATATGTATCTAAAACCAGATGAAATGACTTATGAAAATGGCATTAAAAATAATCCAATAATTAATCAAATGGATAATATAAAAGATTTCAATAATCAAAAAAATAAAAAAGTAGATAATAATAATAATAATAATGATTTTTGAAAAGCCAAACTTCAAGAATTAGAAACTTCTTTAAATGAAAAAAACAAGCAACAACAAGAAGAAAATAGTTTAAAAGATCAGGAAGCTTTAGAAGTTAAAATTAAGAAATTAGAAGAAGCTTTAAAAAATCAAGAACATTTAAGTGATGAAACTGCAGAAGAAGAAAAAAAAGCTTTAAAAGCAAAAATTAAAAAATTGGAAGAGGATTTAGAGGATTTAGAAGCATATAAAGCAAAAATTAAAAAATTGGAAGAAACTCTTAAAACTCAAGAAAATATAAGAGATGAATTAAGTTCAGAAGAAAAAATAATGTTAAAACAAAAAATAAGAGAGTTAGAAGCTACTTCTGAAGAACAAGAAGCTTTAAAAGCTAAAATTAAGAAATTAGAAGAGACTTTAAGAAATCAAGAAGATGAAAGTTATGAATTGAATTCAGAAGAAAAAAGAGCTTTAAAAGCAAAAATTAGAAAATTAGAAGAAGACTTAGAAGATCAAAAAACTATTGATTTTGAAAATAATCAAGAAGTTGAAAAATTAAGAACAGAAATTAAAGAACTAAGAGCTAAGAAAACTGAAATAATCTATAGAGATGTAGATGAAGATCCAAATGCGTTCTTAACAACAAGAGAAATTAATAACTTTATTCAAGAGATTGAAAAATAATATATGCATATAAAAAATAAATAAGTTTTATAATAATAAAATAATTTAAAAAAATTAAAACACAGGTTATATATAACCTGTGTTTTAATTATGTTTATTTTATTATATTTGTAAATTTTGAGCAAAGCTAATAGTAGTTTCTATATAATTTTCAATATTTTTGTGCATACTACTTGAATGCTTTGCATTATCATATAATTTTAATTTACTTAATTTAATGTCTTCTGTCATTAACTTTAAATGATACATAGCAACTGAATTTTGATACATTATAAAATCATCTTTTTTACCATGAATAAATAGGACTTTTAAATCTCCAATATTTTCAAAACCTAACAATAAGTTAACTTCTTTAATACTTTTTTTTGCATATCTTCTAAAATTATAGTTAATTCCTAAAGACATTAGTCATCAAGGAAGTTTCATGTATTTTTTTAAAAAGAATCTAATTTGGGGAACTGCTTGAGCAAAGGGACAGTCTGCAATCAATCAATCAATCTTATTTAATTCATAATATTTTTTTGCAAAACAAAGAGCACTAGTTGCTCCCATACTTGTGCCAAATACACCAATTTCTTCAACATCAAAACTTTTTTTGACTCAACTAATAACTTCATTTAATACTTTTGAGTTGTTTAAACCAAAATCAGAGTATTTTCCATAGGTTAAACCGTGTGCAAAAGCATCAAAAGTAACTAAATTATAACCTTGATCATAAAAGTGATAAATTCCTCTTAAACCCATGTATTTATTTCGTTTAAATCCATGAAGACCAATAACTCATTTTTTACTGTTTTTATTTCTAACCATTAAAGCACTTATTTCTTGTTTAAGTGATCCTATCTTAAAATCTCTTATCTGTTCTTTTTTTATATTAAAATTACTTATTTTTTTAATTTTCAAATCATAAAGTAGATGTTCATAAGTATTAAATTCTACAACACCTTTATATAAGCCTTTTCTAGGGTATTTAAATAAGTAAGGTACAAAGATAATTGCACAAAACATTGATAAAATTAAAACTAAAGGGAATAAAAGTATCATTAGAGTTAAATTAAATCAATTATAGTAATATTTTTTTAACTTTTTTAGACTTTTTTTGTAATTCATTGTTATCATTCCTTTTAAATTACTCTAAACAATTATAAATTAAATTTCTATTTTTTTTCACTAAAATTATTTATAAAATAAATAAAATATATTTTTATTTATTAAAATAATTTGTATTTTGCTCAAAATTACATTTTTTTTCTTTCTTATTGTTAAAATAAAAGAGCCTTTTAATTTAAAGGTGGGAATAAAATAACTTTGAATTTAAAAACTGATTGATCTTGGAACTTGGGATTTGAAAAAATAACCGATATTTTTTTGAAGTATTAGATTAAAATATTATATTATTTTGTTTTTTTTGTTTTATAAAATAATATGATATTGATTTTTAATTATAAATAAGCTTAATACATAAAGATTATATTTTTTTACTTAGATTAATCTTAAAATAGTATTAATTTATTAATTTAAGATTAAAATATATAATATTTAAACTAGCTTTTAGCTAGTTTTTTATTATAATAAAAGAGGAAAATAATGTTATTTTTTAAAGAAACTAAATATAATCTTATTAAAATAACATGACATGTTATTGTGATATAAAAAGTAAAGAAAATTATAAAACTGAAGAATTAATTAATTTATGTTTATAAAAATCAAGTAAATTAGGATTAATTTAATTAAAAACAAATTTATAATACTGATCAATTGTTTTTTACACGAAGTAATTGATGAAATCAATTTTATATTTGTAAATATTTTAAAATATAAAAATTTAAATCAAAGTATTATAGAGTATGATTGTTTATTTATAGATAATGAAGAAGAATTTTTAATGGTTTTTAGAAAAATTAATCTAAAAAGGAGATATGATATGAGTAGAAAAATAGTAGATAATTTATATTTGGGAGATATGCATTCAGTTCCAAAAGATTCTGATTTAATTTTAAGTTGTGCTCAAGAGATTTTTCAAGATCAAAGTCCAAAAAAAGGTTTAAATAAGCTTATACAAAATGAAAAAAAGAGAATACTATATAATTTTGAAGATTATCCATATTTAGAAGATATGGATAAAAATTTAATACTTGATGCAATTCAACAAATTGAAACTAATATTAAAGATAAAAAAATTTATGTTCATTGTA carries:
- a CDS encoding S1 RNA-binding domain-containing protein: MGTIVNVTITKIVDFGAFCDAEIDGKIYKGLIHISEIADAYVTNVADYVTVGQQMEGYVISTDESKEQAKLSLKRVSK
- a CDS encoding alpha/beta hydrolase produces the protein MNYKKSLKKLKKYYYNWFNLTLMILLFPLVLILSMFCAIIFVPYLFKYPRKGLYKGVVEFNTYEHLLYDLKIKKISNFNIKKEQIRDFKIGSLKQEISALMVRNKNSKKWVIGLHGFKRNKYMGLRGIYHFYDQGYNLVTFDAFAHGLTYGKYSDFGLNNSKVLNEVISWVKKSFDVEEIGVFGTSMGATSALCFAKKYYELNKIDWLIADCPFAQAVPQIRFFLKKYMKLPWWLMSLGINYNFRRYAKKSIKEVNLLLGFENIGDLKVLFIHGKKDDFIMYQNSVAMYHLKLMTEDIKLSKLKLYDNAKHSSSMHKNIENYIETTISFAQNLQI
- a CDS encoding dual specificity protein phosphatase family protein codes for the protein MSRKIVDNLYLGDMHSVPKDSDLILSCAQEIFQDQSPKKGLNKLIQNEKKRILYNFEDYPYLEDMDKNLILDAIQQIETNIKDKKIYVHCIWGVNRSASIVFMYLVRNNIIKADNYEQAQKEYWKIYPNHSPNPGWKIFLKLNFPYNFEN